The sequence below is a genomic window from Mycobacteroides abscessus ATCC 19977.
GCGGATGCGCACAGCGCACCGACCATCGGCGGGGCAAGGTGCTACGGCGCCTGGCCGGTGACGATCCCGAGGTCAACGAAGAATGGAACTGCGATAAGGGACGCTGGGCGTTCACCTATGCCACGGCGGGCGACCGCATCACCGAACCGATGGTCCGCGACGAGCACGGAAAGCTCGTGGCGGTGTCGTGGCCGCAGGCGCTTGACGCCGCGGCGCGGGGCTTGGCGCATGCGGGAGCCAACACCGGGGTGCTTGCCGGCGGACGGCTGACGGTCGAAGATGCCTACGCCTACGTCAAGTTCGCACGCATGGTGTTGGGCACCAACAACATCGACTTCCGGGCTCGCGCGCACAGCATGGAAGAGGCGGCCTTCCTCGGTTCGGTGGTCGCCGGTCGAGGGATGTCCCAGACCTATGCGGCGTTGGAGTCGGCGCCGGCGGTCTTGCTGGCGGGATTCGAGCCGGAGGAGGAATCGCCCGTCGTCTTCCTGCGGCTGCGTAAGGGAGTGCGCAAGCGGGGGCTCAAGGTGCTCACCATCGCGCCTTGGGTGAGTCGTGGATCTACCAAGCTATCTGCCGAGGTGCTTGTCGTGGCCCCCGGAACAGAGCCGGAAACCATTGCGGGTCTTGCGGGTTCTGAGCTGCTGCGGCAGCCGGGAGCGGTGATCATGGTGGGGGAGCGGCTCGCGTCGGCGCCGGGCGCGTTGTCGGCGGCAGCGCAGCTGGCCGACAAGACGGGCGCCGCCTTGGTGTGGGTTCCGCGCCGGGCGGGCGAGCGCGGGGCCTTGGAGGCCGGGGCACTGCCGCGCCTGCTGCCGGGCGCACATCCGGTAGCGGACAGCACGGCACGTCGCGCTATCGCCGAGAAATGGGGAGTAATCGCATTGCCCGACAAGCCCGGGCTGGATGCCGCCGGCATGCTGGACCCGGGAAGCGGTCTCGATGCCTTCCTTGTCGGCGGGGTCGAACTGGCCGATCTGCCGTATCCCGCCGCTGCCATAGGCGCTCTCAAGACGGCATTCGTGGTGAGCCTGGAGATGCGCCATGGGGCCGTCACCGAACTCGCCGATGTCGTGCTCCCGATCGCGGCCGTCGCGGAGAAGTCCGGCAGTTTCCTGAACTGGGAAGGCCGGCTGCGCCCGTTCCGCACCACCCTGGAGACCAGCGATGCCTTGGACGACCTCCGGGTGCTTGCCGCGCTTTCACAGCGGATGGATCGCCCGATTGGCCTGAACCACGCGAACCAGGCGCTTGCCGAGCTCGCGGACATCGGTCCGTGGGAAGGAGCACGGGAAACGCCGGGCGCGGTGCGTGCCGCCGGCAGGCCGCAGCCCGAAGCGGGAGAGGCGGTATTGGCCTCGTGGCGGCTCCTGCTCGATATCGGCCGGCTGCAGGACGGCGAGCCGTACCTCGCCGGGACGGCACACGAGGCCCAGGTCCTGCTGTCCGAGGCGACGGCCAACGAAATCGGGGCGGCCGAAGGTGAATCGGTGACCGTACGCAGCCTGTCGGAATCGATCCGGGGCGCAATTACCCTGCCGCTGAGGATAACCGAGATGCCGGACCGGGTGGTCTGGGTGCCCATGCGCTCGACGGGGTCGGAGCTTCATCAGCAACTTGGCCCGGCGCTCGGCCAAGTGGTGAGAATCGAGGTGGCCCCGTGACCGGCAGGACCGACCTTTCACAATTCGGGATCGACCCGTTATGGCTGGTCCTTGTGAAATGCGTGGCGGTATTCGCCTTTCTGGTTCTCACTGTGCTCATCGCCATCCTCGCCGAACGCCGGGTGCTGGCCTGGATGCAGCGCCGCATAGGACCCAACAGGGTGGGCCCCTTCGGTCTGTTGCAGAGCCTGGCCGACGGGGTGAAACTCGCTCTCAAAGAGGGCTTGACTCCGGCTGGCGTCGACAAACCGATTTACCTGCTGGCACCCATCATCTCCGTGGTCCCGGCGATCGTCGCGTACGCGGTCATCCCGTTCGGGCCGGTCGTCTCTGTTTTCGGGCATCGCACACCTCTGCAACTCACCGATCTACCTGTGGCGATTCTCTTCGTGCTGGCGGTGACATCGGTCGGGGTGTACGGGATCGTGTTGGGAGGCTGGGCATCCGGATCTACCTACCCGCTGCTCGGAGGGTTGCGATCTTCCGCGCAGGTGATCTCCTACGAGATCGCGATGGGTCTGACCTTCGCGGCGGTTTTCTTGCTGGCGGGCACCATGTCGACATCGGGAATCGTGGCGGCGCAGGAGGGCCGCTGGTACCTGTTTCTGTTGCTGCCCTCGTTCTTGGTCTACGTCACCGCGATGGTGGGCGAGACGAACAGGGCGCCTTTCGACCTGCCCGAGGCCGAGGGGGAGCTGGTCGGCGGTTTCCACACCGAGTACTCCTCGCTTCGTTTCGCCATGTTCATGCTCGCCGAATACATCAACATGGCAACGGTTTCCGGGTTGGCCGCCACCATGTTCCTGGGCGGCTGGCACGCACCCTGGCCGCTGAGCCTGATCGACGGGGCCAATACCTCGTGGTTGCCGGCGCTGTGGTTCGTGGCCAAGGTCTGGGGGTTCATGTTCCTGTTCATGTGGCTGCGCGCTACCTTGCCGCGTCTACGTTATGACCAGTTCATGCGGTTGGGCTGGGAGGTCCTGATTCCTGTCGCGCTGGTGTGGATCGTCGTCGTCGGCGTGGTGAAGGCCATGGGGCTGTACGGATATGGGAATCCTTCGATCATCCTTGGGATCACCGGGGTGGCGGTCTCGCTGGGCAGCATCGGCCTGGTCGGCGTTCTCTCCCGGCGCACACAACCGCCGAAACCCGTGCTGCCCGCACGTTTCGATCCGATGGCCGGCGGATTCCCGGTGCCGCCGCTGCCGGGACAACGCGTCGACACCGGGGCGCACCCGAGCACCAAGGAGGACGCAGATGCCTGATCTTCTGCGACGTTCGGCCGATGCCATGGCCGGGTTCTGGGTCACGTTCTCGTCCATGTTCAAGAAGCGGCTCACCGAGCAGTACCCCGAAAAGAAGCAGCCGACCGCACCCCGATATCACGGGCGGCACCAGCTCAATCGCTATGCCGACGGCCTGGAGAAATGCATCGGTTGCGAGTTGTGCGCTTGGGCTTGTCCGGCCGACGCGATATTCGTCGAGGGCGCAGACAATTCCGAAGAGGAGCGGTTCTCACCGGGGGAACGGTACGGCCGGGTTTACCAGATCAACTATCTGCGGTGCATCGGTTGTGGACTGTGTATTGAGGCGTGTCCCACGCGGGCGCTGACCATGACCAACGACTACGAGATGGCCGACGACAACCGGGCCGATCTCATCTACGGCAAGGACAAGCTGCTCGCGCCGCTGCAGCCGGGCATGACGGCGCCACCGCACGCGATGTACCCCGGGGCCACGGACACCGACTATTACCTGGGTAACCTCCCGAAGGCCGGGGAGGAAGTCAGGTGAGTCTTGGTTTTTGGGCCAGCCACGCGACAGTGCTTGCGGCCGAGGGGCTATCGCGCACCCCGACATGGGAAGGGGTGACGTTTTGGGTGCTCGGCGCCATCGCGGTGCTCGGTGCGCTCGGTGTGATCGCCGCACCGAAGGCCGTGTATTCGGCCATCTTTCTGGCCATGACCATGGTCATCCTGGCGGTGTTCTTCGTGGCGCAGGGAGCGCTGTTTCTGGGCGTTGCTCAGGTGGTGGTGTACACCGGCGCGGTCATGATGCTGTTCCTTTTTGTTCTGATGTTCGTGGGCGTGGATTCCTCGGATTCTCTGGTGGAGACTCTCCCGGGGCAGCGGGTAGGCGCTGTCGCGGCAGGCCTGGGATTCGGGATACTCGCCATCGCGAGTATCGGAAATGCCTCTACCACAGTCTTTGTGGGTCTTGGCCAGGCCAATAGCCGCGGCAATGTCGAAGGTCTGGCCGAACGCATCTTCATCGACTATCTGTGGGCCTTCGAACTGACCGGTGCGCTGCTGATCACCGCGACGATCGGGGCGATGGTCCTGGCACACCGCGAGAAACTGGGGCAAACCGGCGGCCAGCGCGAGCTGGCCATTCGACGGTTCCAACACGGGGACCGTGCCACACCGTTGCCGAATCCCGGTGTGTATGCCCGGCATAACGCGGTCGACGTACCCGCACTGCTGCCCGACGGATCGTTCTCGGAGCTGTCTGTCAGCGCAGTACTCACACCGCGGGAGATGGAGGCAGAGGTGGGCAGGCGTGAATCCTGACAATTACCTTTATCTCGCGGCGCTCATCTTCACCATCGGCGCTGCCGGTGTGATGTTGCGGCGCAACGCGATTGTGGTCTTCATGAGCGTGGAGCTGATGCTCAATGCCGCCAACCTGGCATTCGTCACCTTCGCCCGGATGCACGGGAACCTCGACGGCCAAGTCATCGCGTTCTTCACCATGGTGGTTGCGGCCACGGAAGTGGTGGTGGGGCTGGGAATCATCATGACGATCTTCCGCACCCGCAGGTCGGCCTCGGTCGACGACGCCGATGTGTTGAAATTCTAGGAGGGGAGTACTCGTGACATGGCTCATGCCGGCGCTGCCTCTTGCTGGTGCGGCTGTGCTCCTGCTCGTCGGCCGCCGGGGAGATGCCCGGGGGCATTTGGTGGGCTGTGCGGCGTCCCTCGGGTCGTTCCTGGTGGCCGTGGTGGCATTCCTCGGCAT
It includes:
- a CDS encoding NADH-quinone oxidoreductase subunit G produces the protein MTAVQPDTDLVTVNIDGTDISVPKGTLVIRAAELIGVQIPRFCDHPLLDPVGACRQCLVEVEGQRKPLAACTTTVADEMVVRTQITSAAAQRAQSGVMELLLINHPLDCPVCDKGGECPLQNQAMSTGRAETRFTEAKRTFPKPIPLSTEVLLDRERCVLCARCTRFSQQVAGDPFIELLERGALQQVGIASDEPFQSYFSGNTVQICPVGALTGAAYRFRARPFDLVSTPSVCEHCASGCAQRTDHRRGKVLRRLAGDDPEVNEEWNCDKGRWAFTYATAGDRITEPMVRDEHGKLVAVSWPQALDAAARGLAHAGANTGVLAGGRLTVEDAYAYVKFARMVLGTNNIDFRARAHSMEEAAFLGSVVAGRGMSQTYAALESAPAVLLAGFEPEEESPVVFLRLRKGVRKRGLKVLTIAPWVSRGSTKLSAEVLVVAPGTEPETIAGLAGSELLRQPGAVIMVGERLASAPGALSAAAQLADKTGAALVWVPRRAGERGALEAGALPRLLPGAHPVADSTARRAIAEKWGVIALPDKPGLDAAGMLDPGSGLDAFLVGGVELADLPYPAAAIGALKTAFVVSLEMRHGAVTELADVVLPIAAVAEKSGSFLNWEGRLRPFRTTLETSDALDDLRVLAALSQRMDRPIGLNHANQALAELADIGPWEGARETPGAVRAAGRPQPEAGEAVLASWRLLLDIGRLQDGEPYLAGTAHEAQVLLSEATANEIGAAEGESVTVRSLSESIRGAITLPLRITEMPDRVVWVPMRSTGSELHQQLGPALGQVVRIEVAP
- the nuoH gene encoding NADH-quinone oxidoreductase subunit NuoH, coding for MTGRTDLSQFGIDPLWLVLVKCVAVFAFLVLTVLIAILAERRVLAWMQRRIGPNRVGPFGLLQSLADGVKLALKEGLTPAGVDKPIYLLAPIISVVPAIVAYAVIPFGPVVSVFGHRTPLQLTDLPVAILFVLAVTSVGVYGIVLGGWASGSTYPLLGGLRSSAQVISYEIAMGLTFAAVFLLAGTMSTSGIVAAQEGRWYLFLLLPSFLVYVTAMVGETNRAPFDLPEAEGELVGGFHTEYSSLRFAMFMLAEYINMATVSGLAATMFLGGWHAPWPLSLIDGANTSWLPALWFVAKVWGFMFLFMWLRATLPRLRYDQFMRLGWEVLIPVALVWIVVVGVVKAMGLYGYGNPSIILGITGVAVSLGSIGLVGVLSRRTQPPKPVLPARFDPMAGGFPVPPLPGQRVDTGAHPSTKEDADA
- the nuoI gene encoding NADH-quinone oxidoreductase subunit NuoI, translated to MPDLLRRSADAMAGFWVTFSSMFKKRLTEQYPEKKQPTAPRYHGRHQLNRYADGLEKCIGCELCAWACPADAIFVEGADNSEEERFSPGERYGRVYQINYLRCIGCGLCIEACPTRALTMTNDYEMADDNRADLIYGKDKLLAPLQPGMTAPPHAMYPGATDTDYYLGNLPKAGEEVR
- a CDS encoding NADH-quinone oxidoreductase subunit J yields the protein MLAAEGLSRTPTWEGVTFWVLGAIAVLGALGVIAAPKAVYSAIFLAMTMVILAVFFVAQGALFLGVAQVVVYTGAVMMLFLFVLMFVGVDSSDSLVETLPGQRVGAVAAGLGFGILAIASIGNASTTVFVGLGQANSRGNVEGLAERIFIDYLWAFELTGALLITATIGAMVLAHREKLGQTGGQRELAIRRFQHGDRATPLPNPGVYARHNAVDVPALLPDGSFSELSVSAVLTPREMEAEVGRRES
- the nuoK gene encoding NADH-quinone oxidoreductase subunit NuoK, coding for MNPDNYLYLAALIFTIGAAGVMLRRNAIVVFMSVELMLNAANLAFVTFARMHGNLDGQVIAFFTMVVAATEVVVGLGIIMTIFRTRRSASVDDADVLKF